A region from the Chelonoidis abingdonii isolate Lonesome George chromosome 10, CheloAbing_2.0, whole genome shotgun sequence genome encodes:
- the FAM237A gene encoding protein FAM237A, with amino-acid sequence MDPGNRGRIHSNVRLICCLLIMGVFCVTPFFCQSQNDPLSLGRADPQCWEFSTAALLEMRKPRISDSVSGFWDFMIFLKSSENLKHGALFWDLAQLFWDIYVDCVLSRTHGLGRRQLAEAEQKITALHSQLTERKQGTFSHNQRTQVLNKKELIEDLISIHVHKSGSALLRRVIGGLGIKRKQ; translated from the exons ATGGATCCTGGGAACAGAGGAAGAATTCACTCCAACGTGAGACTTATCTGCTGTCTGTTAATCATGGGAGTGTTTTGTGTGACTCCTTTCTTCTGCCAGAGCCAAAATGATCCACTGTCCCTTGGCCGAGCTGATCCCCAGTGCTGGGAGTTCTCCACAGCTGCCTTGTTGGAGATGAGGAAGCCACGTATTTCTGACTCTGTCAGTGGCTTTTGGGACTTTATGATCTTCCTGAAGTCATCAGAGAACTTGAAGCATGGGGCTCTGTTCTGGGACCTGGCTCAGCTCTTTTGGGATATCTATGTAGACTGTGTGCTCTCCAGAACCCATGGCCTAGGGAGGAGGCAACTGGCGGAGGCTGAACAGAAAATCACAGCTCTGCATTCTCAGCTTACAGAGCGAAAGCAAG GGACATTTTCTCACAATCAGAGGACACAAGTGCTGAACAAGAAAGAGCTGATTGAAGACTTAATAAGCATCCATGTGCACAAGAGTGGATCTGCATTACTCCGAAGAGTTATTGGAGGGCTAGGGATAAAGAGGAAACAATGA